The genomic window CCCTCCAAGAGAATGAGGTCGTTGATTTTCTTCACACCAGTCTAGATGAATTTGGTGATCCCAAACACCACATTCGTGCGGCCATTGAGTATTCATGCAGCGCACACAAAGGCAAAGGGGGATTTGTAGTACTGGGAAAAGTACAAAACAAACTTGTAGGAGCTGTCGTGGTCAACCAAACGGGTATGTCAGGTTATATTCCTGAAAACATATTGGTTTATATAGCGGTTGATTCCGATACTCGTGGTTTGGGGGTAGGGAGAAAGCTTATGGAAAAAGCGATGAGCATTGCTAAAGGAGATATTGCTCTTCATGTTGAGCCCAATAATCCTGCGAAATTTCTCTACGAGAAACTTGGCTTTACTAACAAGTATCTGGAAATGAGATATCAAAAAAAGTAATTTATTTTATGCCATCTGCCGAAACTATCGAAGAAGTCAGGCACTATTTGCATCAGAATCCCGAAATGAGCGGGGAAGAAGCTCAGACCTCTGCTTTTCTCCAAAAGTTCATACATCAGAACTTCCCTGATTTCACAATCTATAAAAGTTCGAATAGCCATGGTTTTGCTGCGTCTAAAAAGTACGGAGAAGGCGCCCATATAGGTTTTAGAGCTGAGCTTGATGCACTGCCAATAGCAGAAGACAAC from Cryomorphaceae bacterium 1068 includes these protein-coding regions:
- a CDS encoding GNAT family N-acetyltransferase produces the protein MSKDHIDISFYDSVNSPTTLQENEVVDFLHTSLDEFGDPKHHIRAAIEYSCSAHKGKGGFVVLGKVQNKLVGAVVVNQTGMSGYIPENILVYIAVDSDTRGLGVGRKLMEKAMSIAKGDIALHVEPNNPAKFLYEKLGFTNKYLEMRYQKK